Below is a genomic region from Ferribacterium limneticum.
TGCAACGGCCCTTGTGCCACCAACTGGCCGCCGCTGATGGCCATGGATGGCGACATGGCAAGCGGTGACTACAGCATCGTGACGCGCGACGATGGCAAAAAACAGTGGGCCTTCAAAGGCAAGCCGCTGTATTTCTGGGCCAAGGACATGAAGGCCGGCGACAAGACCGGTGACGGTTTCAACAACGTCTGGCACGTCGCCAAGCCTTAATCGACCAACGTGGACAGCCGCGCGATCATCGCCGAATTGCCCCGCCTGCGCCGATACGCGCGGGCGATGCTGGGCGACCGCGCGGCGGCGGACGATCTCGTGCAGGACACCCTTGAACGCGCTTGGAGCCGCTTCGCCCAATGGCGGGCGGGCAGCGATCTGCGCGCCTGGCTGTTCGGCATCATGCACAACCTGCGCGTCGATCAGTTGCGGCGCGGCAGCCTGCCGACCCATTCGCTCGACGACGATGCCAACGAGGTGCCGACGCGCGCAACCCAGAGCGACCGCCTGGAAGTAATCGACCTTGAATCAGCCCTCCGCCAATTGCCGGACGACCAGCGTGAAGTGCTGTTGCTCGTCGGTCTGGAAGAAATGAGTTATGCCGAAATCGCTGCTGCGCTGGGTATTCCGATCGGCACCGTGATGTCCCGCCTGTCGCGCGGACGCGAACGCTTGCGCCAGATCATGGAAGGCCGGCAGTCTGGCGCCAATCTGAGGGTTGTACGATGAGCCCGCTCAATATTACCGAAGACGACCTGCACGCCTACGTCGACGGCGCCCTGACGGCAGCGCGGCGGGCCGAGATCGAAGCGTATCTGGTTCTCTATCCCGAGGACGCCGAGCGCGTTCGTGCCTATCGTGCTCAGAACGAGGCGCTCAAGGCGCTGTTCAATCCGGTGCTGGTCGAGGCTTTGCCGGACCACCTGCAGGCGCTGACCGTGCAACCGGTGAATTCCACGGTCAACCGGAAAAAATGGCCAAATTTGAAATCATGGCCGCTGCAGCAGATAGCTGCCGGCGTGATAGTCGCCACGCTCGGCGGTGTCGCCGGCTGGCTGGGGCATGGCCAGTACCAGAGCGCCGAACACATGGCGCAGGTCGTCGTCCCGCTGTCCCGGCAGGCCGCCGTCGCCCACGTGGTTTACAGCCCCGATGCGCGCCGCCCGGTCGAGGTCACGGCCGATCAGGAGGAAGCGTTGGTCAAGTGGCTGACCAAGCGCATTGGCACCCCGGTCACCCCGCCCAAACTTGGCGCCCTCGGCTACGAACTCGTCGGTGGTCGTCTGCTCCCCGGCAATGCCGGCCCGGTCGCCCAGTTCATGTATCAGGACGCCACCGGCCAGCGCATGACGCTGTACGTGACGACCGAAAATGCAACCCAGCCCGAAACCGGCTTCCGCTTCGCCCGCGAAGGGCAGGTCAACGTTTTCTACTGGGTCGATGGTAAATTCGGTTACGCCCTGTCGGCGAGCACCGCCAAGGGCGAGCTGGCCAAAGTGGCAACGGCGGTTTACGACCAACTCGAAGCAAAAAAATGAACGCCCTTGTTTTGAACGAAAGCGAAGTTGAATTCACCGCCATCCGCGCTCAAGGGGCGGGCGGGCAGAACGTCAACAAGGTGTCGAACGCCGTGCATCTGCGCTTCGATATCGCAGCATCAAGCCTGCCCGATGAAATCAAGGAAAAGCTGCGGGCCATGCGCGATCAGCGGATCAGTAGTGACGGTGTCGTCGTCATCAAGGCGCAAAAGCATCGCAGCCTTGAGCGCAACCGCGAAGACGGGCTGGTTCGCCTGCGCGAACTGATCGCTTCGGCGGCCTTCGTGCCAGCCGTGCGGCGGCCGACCAAGCCCAGCCGAAGCTCACAACGCAAGCGCATCGAGAGCAAAATAAAACGCGGCCAGGTCAAACTACAGCGCGGCCGCGTTAGTGAATAGCAGGAAGCTTTTCGGTCAGCCTGGCTGACCCTTTGTTTCAGGTCTTGACGCCGGGCTTGCGGCCCGGAGCGGCCGACGGCATGTAGCCGGAAACGCGGCAGAACATGCCTTCGGTCGGCGTGCCATTCTTGAACGTCGTCATGCTGCATACCGAAATGGCTTTTTGGGCGGACAGTTCGAGGATCGATGTACGAACATCCGACAACGCAATGCCTGTGCCTTTCGCAATATCAGCATCGAGCAATTGGCCGTGCTTCTTGAGGTGCGTGAGGATGGATTCTGTATTCATGTCGAATGCCTTTACAAAAAATGCCTAAAAAACCTGCCACTTCGCGTCAGCAACGGGGCTTTCGTCGAAGTGCCTACCGGGTACTTCTGAAACATGCGGCCAAGCCCGGAGGCTTGGT
It encodes:
- a CDS encoding COG4315 family predicted lipoprotein, with protein sequence MKMKNLLLALLASATLAACSGYGTRAAAPAMMSDGMLTGSNGMTLYTFDKDAAGSGKSMCNGPCATNWPPLMAMDGDMASGDYSIVTRDDGKKQWAFKGKPLYFWAKDMKAGDKTGDGFNNVWHVAKP
- a CDS encoding RNA polymerase sigma factor, which codes for MDSRAIIAELPRLRRYARAMLGDRAAADDLVQDTLERAWSRFAQWRAGSDLRAWLFGIMHNLRVDQLRRGSLPTHSLDDDANEVPTRATQSDRLEVIDLESALRQLPDDQREVLLLVGLEEMSYAEIAAALGIPIGTVMSRLSRGRERLRQIMEGRQSGANLRVVR
- a CDS encoding anti-sigma factor family protein, whose product is MSPLNITEDDLHAYVDGALTAARRAEIEAYLVLYPEDAERVRAYRAQNEALKALFNPVLVEALPDHLQALTVQPVNSTVNRKKWPNLKSWPLQQIAAGVIVATLGGVAGWLGHGQYQSAEHMAQVVVPLSRQAAVAHVVYSPDARRPVEVTADQEEALVKWLTKRIGTPVTPPKLGALGYELVGGRLLPGNAGPVAQFMYQDATGQRMTLYVTTENATQPETGFRFAREGQVNVFYWVDGKFGYALSASTAKGELAKVATAVYDQLEAKK
- the arfB gene encoding alternative ribosome rescue aminoacyl-tRNA hydrolase ArfB, translating into MNALVLNESEVEFTAIRAQGAGGQNVNKVSNAVHLRFDIAASSLPDEIKEKLRAMRDQRISSDGVVVIKAQKHRSLERNREDGLVRLRELIASAAFVPAVRRPTKPSRSSQRKRIESKIKRGQVKLQRGRVSE
- a CDS encoding transcriptional regulator — its product is MNTESILTHLKKHGQLLDADIAKGTGIALSDVRTSILELSAQKAISVCSMTTFKNGTPTEGMFCRVSGYMPSAAPGRKPGVKT